In a genomic window of Streptomyces noursei ATCC 11455:
- a CDS encoding FMN-dependent NADH-azoreductase, whose amino-acid sequence MATLLLIDSSVFPEGGSASRAVTAAFRKTWEEQHPDGTVIHRDLAADPLPHLDAVAASAGFSDPATHTPEQQAAFALRTQLAEELEQADAIVIGAPMYNFTIPSTLKAWLDQTIIMGRTAGENASAKGKPVVVVASRGGSYAPGTPREPFEYVQNYLEAVLNGGFGLEVEFIVPELTMAPSNPAMAELVPLFETSRAEAHEQAEAKAKELIARFAA is encoded by the coding sequence ATGGCCACGCTTCTGCTCATCGACTCTTCCGTCTTCCCCGAGGGCGGCTCCGCCTCCCGTGCGGTGACCGCCGCGTTCCGCAAGACCTGGGAGGAGCAGCACCCCGACGGCACCGTCATCCACCGCGACCTGGCCGCCGACCCGCTGCCGCACCTCGACGCCGTCGCCGCCTCCGCCGGCTTCTCCGACCCGGCCACGCACACCCCGGAACAGCAGGCCGCCTTCGCGCTGCGCACCCAGCTGGCCGAGGAACTGGAGCAGGCCGACGCCATCGTCATAGGCGCGCCCATGTACAACTTCACGATCCCCTCGACCCTGAAGGCGTGGCTCGACCAGACGATCATCATGGGCCGCACCGCCGGCGAGAACGCGTCGGCGAAGGGCAAGCCGGTCGTGGTGGTCGCCAGCCGCGGCGGCTCCTACGCGCCGGGCACCCCGCGCGAGCCTTTCGAGTACGTCCAGAACTACCTGGAGGCCGTCCTGAACGGCGGCTTCGGCCTGGAGGTGGAGTTCATCGTGCCGGAGCTGACCATGGCCCCCAGCAACCCGGCGATGGCCGAGCTGGTCCCGCTGTTCGAGACCTCCCGCGCCGAGGCCCACGAGCAGGCGGAGGCCAAGGCCAAGGAGCTGATCGCGCGCTTCGCCGCCTGA
- a CDS encoding winged helix-turn-helix transcriptional regulator — translation MADHGEAMCRQVDGGMTRVFELFGKRWTGLIVATLMPGPVHFADLRRAIPGISERMLSDRLMELAATGLVVREVDAGPPLRVSYRLTEAGRAMEPALKELGRWAETYLADGGQCPERFRK, via the coding sequence ATGGCGGACCACGGTGAGGCGATGTGCAGGCAGGTCGACGGCGGTATGACGCGCGTCTTCGAACTGTTCGGAAAGCGCTGGACGGGCCTGATCGTGGCCACTCTCATGCCCGGCCCCGTCCACTTCGCCGACCTGCGGCGCGCCATCCCCGGCATCAGTGAGCGGATGCTCTCCGACCGCCTGATGGAGCTGGCGGCGACCGGCCTGGTCGTCCGCGAGGTCGACGCCGGACCGCCGCTGCGGGTCTCCTACCGGCTCACCGAGGCCGGCCGCGCCATGGAGCCCGCCCTCAAGGAACTGGGCCGCTGGGCCGAGACCTACCTCGCCGACGGGGGACAGTGCCCGGAGCGCTTCCGGAAGTAG
- a CDS encoding MarR family winged helix-turn-helix transcriptional regulator, with the protein MTHRDASVETIQQEMTAFARRARATAARMHPELSLVSYTLLAHLDDQQGCRATDLAAHYYLDKSTVSRQIAALEKLGFVERRVDPDDHRVQVLHPTEEGAQVLAQVTASRRQAFHERLADWGEEDLDRFASYLVRYNAAQERLG; encoded by the coding sequence GTGACCCACCGCGACGCTTCCGTCGAGACCATCCAGCAGGAGATGACCGCGTTCGCCCGGCGCGCCCGCGCGACCGCCGCCCGGATGCACCCCGAGCTCTCCCTGGTGTCCTACACCCTGCTCGCGCACCTCGATGACCAGCAGGGATGCCGCGCCACCGATCTGGCGGCGCACTACTACCTGGACAAGTCCACGGTCAGCCGACAGATCGCGGCGCTGGAGAAGCTCGGATTCGTCGAGCGGCGCGTCGATCCGGACGACCACCGCGTCCAGGTCCTGCACCCCACCGAGGAGGGCGCCCAGGTGCTCGCCCAGGTGACCGCCAGCCGCCGCCAGGCGTTCCACGAGCGGCTCGCCGACTGGGGCGAGGAGGACCTCGACCGGTTCGCCTCGTACCTGGTGCGCTACAACGCCGCCCAGGAGCGGCTCGGTTGA
- a CDS encoding DUF2252 domain-containing protein: MTRVPYVPGFAKADAEGPSAKAVGRALRDQLPRDAQAVLRITAGRPDAVASVEESNAGRLPELTPIRVGRMAASPFAFLRGSAGLMAHDLAESPVTGIGAQICGDAHAANFGLYADARGGLVIDLNDFDETVHGPWEWDVKRLATSIVLAGREAGASEDDCKAAAQDAAGAYRRTMRLLAKLPVTEAWNAIADEELVSHTDARDLLGTLERVEAKARKNTSARFAAKSTERGPDGGIRFVDAPPVLRRVPDAEAAAVASSLAGYLETLPEDRLPLLARYAVHDVAFRIVGTGSVGLRSYVVLLLDHRGEPLVLQVKEARRSILAPYVAKVGFPAPPAEHEGRRVVLGQRRMQVVSDLLLGWTTVREGTTDGIHGAHGIRGASGVHGVAGKERSSGAGAPDGLGTGLPFQVRQFRNRKGSVDPARLSDGQLDDYARMTGALLARAHAHSADPRVVAGYCGKGEALDEAIAAFALAYAERTEADHADLVAAIRSGRVAAESGV, from the coding sequence ATGACACGCGTGCCATACGTACCGGGGTTCGCAAAGGCGGACGCGGAAGGGCCGTCGGCCAAGGCCGTGGGCCGGGCACTGCGGGACCAACTGCCCCGCGACGCACAGGCCGTTCTGCGGATCACGGCCGGGCGCCCCGACGCGGTGGCGTCGGTCGAGGAATCCAACGCCGGGCGGCTGCCCGAGCTGACGCCCATCAGGGTCGGGCGGATGGCCGCCAGCCCCTTCGCCTTCCTCCGCGGCTCGGCCGGACTCATGGCCCACGACCTGGCGGAAAGCCCTGTCACCGGCATCGGGGCCCAGATCTGCGGAGACGCGCACGCCGCGAACTTCGGCCTCTACGCGGACGCCCGCGGCGGCCTGGTCATCGACCTCAACGACTTCGACGAAACCGTCCACGGCCCCTGGGAATGGGACGTCAAACGGCTCGCGACGTCGATAGTCCTCGCCGGCCGGGAGGCGGGCGCGAGCGAGGACGACTGCAAGGCCGCGGCGCAGGACGCCGCCGGCGCCTACCGGCGCACCATGCGGCTGCTGGCAAAGCTCCCGGTGACCGAAGCGTGGAACGCCATCGCCGACGAGGAACTGGTCTCGCACACCGATGCCCGGGACCTGCTGGGCACCCTCGAACGGGTCGAGGCCAAGGCACGCAAGAACACCAGCGCACGGTTCGCGGCGAAATCCACCGAGCGCGGACCGGACGGCGGCATACGGTTCGTCGACGCGCCGCCGGTGCTGCGCCGGGTACCGGACGCGGAGGCGGCAGCGGTCGCCTCGTCGCTCGCCGGCTATCTGGAGACGCTTCCCGAGGACCGACTGCCGCTGCTGGCCCGGTACGCGGTGCACGACGTCGCCTTCCGGATAGTCGGCACCGGCAGCGTCGGACTGCGGTCATACGTGGTGCTGCTGCTGGACCACCGTGGCGAGCCCTTGGTCCTCCAGGTGAAGGAGGCCCGCCGCTCGATACTGGCGCCCTATGTGGCGAAGGTCGGCTTCCCCGCACCCCCGGCGGAACACGAGGGCCGGCGCGTGGTGCTCGGACAGCGACGGATGCAGGTGGTCAGCGACCTGCTGCTGGGATGGACGACGGTACGGGAGGGCACGACGGACGGTATACACGGCGCACACGGCATACGCGGTGCATCCGGCGTCCATGGCGTCGCCGGGAAGGAACGGTCGAGTGGCGCGGGGGCGCCGGACGGTCTGGGCACGGGACTGCCTTTCCAGGTACGGCAGTTCCGGAACCGCAAGGGCAGCGTGGATCCGGCCCGGCTGTCGGACGGGCAACTCGACGACTACGCCCGGATGACCGGTGCACTCCTGGCACGCGCACACGCCCACAGTGCCGACCCTCGTGTAGTGGCCGGCTACTGCGGCAAGGGCGAGGCACTCGATGAGGCGATAGCGGCCTTCGCGCTGGCCTACGCGGAGCGCACGGAAGCGGATCACGCGGACCTGGTCGCGGCGATACGCAGCGGTCGCGTCGCGGCGGAGAGCGGGGTGTAA
- a CDS encoding rhodanese-like domain-containing protein, protein MHFGSVPTVGVDVLTPEDFLLDVREDDEWAAGHAEGALHIPMSEFVARYGELTEAAPDSGKIYVMCRVGGRSAQVAQYLIQQGIDAVNVAGGMQAWEAAGRPVSDGKGGVGTVI, encoded by the coding sequence ATGCATTTTGGTTCTGTGCCCACGGTCGGTGTCGATGTCCTCACGCCCGAGGACTTCCTCCTGGACGTCCGTGAGGACGACGAGTGGGCGGCCGGGCACGCCGAGGGCGCGCTGCACATTCCGATGAGCGAATTCGTCGCCCGTTACGGGGAGTTGACGGAGGCGGCGCCGGACAGCGGAAAGATCTATGTGATGTGCCGGGTCGGCGGTCGGTCGGCTCAGGTCGCGCAGTATTTGATCCAGCAGGGCATCGACGCGGTGAATGTCGCGGGCGGTATGCAGGCGTGGGAGGCGGCCGGGCGTCCGGTGTCGGACGGCAAGGGTGGCGTGGGGACCGTCATCTAG
- a CDS encoding acyl-CoA dehydrogenase family protein — MDFTFTEEQQAAVEAAQAVFSAVTPDNTPSPALTHGPVADDFDRPLWRTLANADLLGLPIAPEHNGAGLDPLALCLVLRESAKVLARVPLLESYAAAHTLQRHATDDLRAEILPHITTGDLVVTAASHGRTGHDPAELAVTARQDGTTWTLDGTHTAVPWAPTADRILLPAHTPDGHTVLALVPRDRTGLTLHDQTSTNGERHAEVHLDSVRTDTRETLTDPAAWNTLRDLLTTGTCALALGLGERVLTMTSDYTGKREQFGFPLATFQAVAVQAADRFIDLRAMEATLWQAAWRLTTGASGPLPPAGDIAVAKIWASEGVRRVVQTAQHLHGGFGADTDYPLHRYHAWAKQLELSLGPAAAHEEALGELLAAHPLS; from the coding sequence GTGGACTTCACCTTCACCGAAGAACAACAGGCAGCCGTCGAAGCGGCACAAGCCGTCTTCTCAGCAGTCACCCCGGACAACACACCCAGCCCGGCACTCACCCACGGCCCCGTGGCCGACGACTTCGACCGCCCCCTCTGGCGCACACTCGCCAACGCCGACCTGCTCGGCCTCCCCATCGCCCCCGAACACAACGGCGCGGGACTCGACCCCCTCGCCCTCTGCCTCGTCCTCCGCGAATCCGCCAAGGTCCTCGCCCGCGTCCCGCTCCTGGAGTCCTACGCCGCCGCGCACACCCTCCAACGCCACGCCACCGACGACCTCCGCGCCGAGATCCTCCCCCACATCACCACCGGCGACCTCGTCGTCACCGCCGCCTCCCACGGCCGCACCGGCCACGACCCGGCCGAACTCGCCGTCACCGCCCGCCAGGACGGCACCACCTGGACCCTCGACGGCACCCACACCGCCGTCCCCTGGGCCCCCACCGCCGACCGGATCCTGCTCCCCGCCCACACCCCCGACGGCCACACCGTCCTCGCACTCGTCCCCCGGGACCGCACCGGCCTCACCCTGCACGACCAGACATCCACCAACGGCGAGCGCCACGCCGAGGTCCACCTCGACTCCGTACGCACCGACACCCGGGAAACACTCACCGACCCCGCCGCCTGGAACACCCTGCGCGACCTGCTCACCACCGGCACCTGCGCACTGGCCCTGGGCCTCGGCGAACGCGTCCTGACCATGACCAGCGACTACACCGGGAAACGCGAACAGTTCGGCTTCCCCCTGGCCACCTTCCAGGCCGTCGCCGTCCAGGCCGCCGACCGCTTCATCGACCTGCGCGCCATGGAAGCCACCCTCTGGCAGGCCGCCTGGCGCCTCACCACCGGAGCGAGCGGCCCCCTACCGCCCGCCGGAGACATCGCGGTCGCCAAGATCTGGGCCTCCGAAGGCGTCCGCCGCGTCGTCCAGACCGCCCAGCACCTGCACGGCGGCTTCGGCGCCGACACCGACTACCCGCTGCACCGCTACCACGCCTGGGCCAAACAACTCGAACTCTCCCTGGGCCCCGCCGCCGCCCACGAGGAGGCACTCGGCGAACTCCTCGCCGCACACCCGCTCAGCTGA
- the paaE gene encoding 1,2-phenylacetyl-CoA epoxidase subunit PaaE, with translation MFHPLRVREIERLTDDAVAVTFTVPPALRTTFRHTPGQHIALRRTIDGQEIRRTYSICTPATDDPVLRVGIRLVEDGAFSTYALKELAVGDTVDVMAPAGRFTLAPRPGQFVGIVGGSGITPVLSIATTLLAREPHARFCLIRSDRTTASTMFLEEVADLKDRYPERFQLVHVLSREERQAGLPSGRLDQERLHTLLPALLRTDAVDGWYLCGPFGLVQGAERALRALGVPRTHIHEEIFHIDNGAAAPVPAATAPAHSTVTATLDSRSGTWPVHDGESLLEAVLRNRPDAPYACKGGVCGTCRAFLVSGEIRMDRNFALESDEVDAGYVLACQSHPATEQVELDFDR, from the coding sequence ATGTTCCACCCGCTCCGAGTGCGGGAGATCGAGCGACTCACGGACGACGCGGTGGCCGTCACCTTCACCGTCCCGCCCGCACTCCGCACGACCTTCCGGCACACCCCCGGGCAGCACATCGCACTGCGCAGAACGATCGACGGCCAGGAGATCCGCCGCACCTACTCCATCTGCACCCCCGCCACCGACGACCCCGTCCTGCGGGTGGGCATCCGCCTGGTCGAGGACGGCGCCTTCTCCACCTACGCCCTCAAGGAACTCGCCGTCGGCGACACCGTCGACGTCATGGCCCCGGCCGGCCGCTTCACCCTCGCCCCCCGCCCCGGCCAGTTCGTGGGCATCGTCGGCGGCAGCGGCATCACCCCGGTGCTCTCCATCGCCACCACCCTGCTCGCCCGCGAACCACACGCCCGCTTCTGCCTGATCCGCAGCGACCGCACCACGGCCTCCACGATGTTCCTGGAGGAGGTGGCCGACCTCAAGGACCGCTACCCCGAACGGTTCCAGCTGGTGCACGTGCTCTCCCGCGAGGAACGCCAGGCCGGCCTCCCCTCCGGCCGCCTCGACCAGGAACGCCTGCACACCCTGCTGCCCGCACTGCTGCGGACCGACGCCGTCGACGGCTGGTACCTCTGCGGCCCCTTCGGCCTCGTCCAGGGCGCCGAACGAGCCCTGCGCGCCCTCGGCGTACCGCGCACCCACATCCACGAAGAGATCTTCCACATAGACAACGGCGCCGCGGCCCCCGTCCCCGCCGCCACCGCGCCCGCACACAGCACGGTGACCGCCACCCTCGACAGCCGCTCCGGCACCTGGCCCGTCCACGACGGCGAATCGCTCCTGGAAGCCGTACTCCGCAACCGCCCCGACGCCCCCTACGCCTGCAAGGGCGGCGTCTGCGGCACCTGCCGCGCCTTCCTCGTCTCCGGCGAGATCCGGATGGACCGCAACTTCGCCCTGGAATCCGACGAGGTCGACGCCGGATACGTACTGGCCTGCCAGTCCCACCCCGCCACCGAACAGGTCGAGCTGGACTTCGACCGCTGA
- the paaD gene encoding 1,2-phenylacetyl-CoA epoxidase subunit PaaD: MVTTPTTLEAELLALAGSVPDPELPVLTLAELGILRDVRLTAPDRVEVTLTPTYTGCPAIETMSADVQRVLHDHGIPHVEVHTVLSPPWTTDAITDEGRRKLEAFGIAPPRPTGPARGPIPLDLTLRCPHCGSTDTTLLSRFSSTACKALRRCESCREPFDHFKEL, translated from the coding sequence ATGGTGACCACCCCCACCACCCTGGAAGCGGAACTCCTGGCACTCGCCGGCTCCGTCCCCGACCCCGAGCTGCCCGTCCTCACCCTCGCCGAACTCGGCATCCTGCGCGACGTACGGCTCACCGCCCCCGACCGCGTCGAGGTCACCCTCACCCCCACCTACACCGGCTGCCCCGCCATCGAAACGATGTCCGCCGACGTCCAACGCGTCCTCCACGACCACGGCATACCCCACGTCGAGGTCCACACCGTCCTCAGCCCGCCCTGGACGACCGACGCGATCACCGACGAAGGCCGCCGCAAACTCGAAGCGTTCGGCATCGCCCCACCCCGCCCCACCGGCCCCGCCCGCGGACCGATACCCCTCGACCTCACCCTCCGCTGCCCACACTGCGGATCGACCGACACCACCCTGCTCAGCCGGTTCTCCTCCACGGCCTGCAAGGCACTGCGCCGCTGCGAGTCCTGCCGCGAACCCTTCGACCACTTCAAGGAGTTGTGA
- the paaC gene encoding 1,2-phenylacetyl-CoA epoxidase subunit PaaC — protein sequence MTPHPTTPALPLGDDALILSHRLGEWAGNAPVLEEEVALANIALDLLGQARILLSLAGDEDALAYLREERHFRNVQLVEQPNGDFAHTIARQLYFSTYQELLYDHLATTDTPLTPLAGKAVKETAYHRDHATQWTLRLGDGTDESHTRMQRALDTLWRFTGELFDPVDGLDDVPWQPLRDEWTTRITSTLERATLTVPEGPRHSAWTAGGGRQGIHTEPFGRLLAEMQHLHRSHPGATW from the coding sequence ATGACACCGCACCCCACCACCCCCGCCCTGCCCCTCGGGGACGACGCCCTGATCCTCTCCCACCGCCTCGGCGAATGGGCGGGCAACGCCCCCGTCCTCGAAGAGGAAGTCGCCCTCGCCAACATCGCGCTGGACCTCCTCGGCCAGGCCCGGATCCTGCTCTCCCTCGCCGGCGACGAGGACGCACTCGCCTACCTCCGCGAGGAACGCCACTTCCGCAACGTCCAACTCGTCGAGCAGCCCAACGGCGACTTCGCCCACACCATCGCCCGCCAGCTCTACTTCTCCACCTACCAAGAGCTGCTCTACGACCACCTCGCCACCACCGACACCCCGTTGACGCCCCTCGCCGGAAAAGCCGTCAAGGAGACCGCCTACCACCGCGACCACGCCACGCAGTGGACCCTGCGCCTCGGCGACGGCACCGACGAGAGCCACACCCGGATGCAGCGCGCCCTGGACACCCTCTGGCGGTTCACCGGCGAACTCTTCGACCCCGTCGACGGACTGGACGACGTCCCCTGGCAGCCCCTCCGCGACGAGTGGACCACCCGCATCACCAGCACCCTGGAGCGCGCCACCCTCACCGTCCCCGAAGGCCCCCGACACAGCGCCTGGACCGCCGGCGGCGGACGCCAAGGAATCCACACCGAACCCTTCGGCCGACTGCTCGCCGAAATGCAGCACCTCCACCGCAGCCACCCGGGGGCGACATGGTGA
- the paaB gene encoding 1,2-phenylacetyl-CoA epoxidase subunit PaaB, with the protein MWEVFVRSRRGLSHTHAGSLHAPDAQMALRNARDLYTRRSEGVSLWVVPSTQITASSPDEKDTFFEPAGDKPYRHPTFYEIPEGVHHL; encoded by the coding sequence CTGTGGGAAGTCTTCGTCCGCAGCCGCCGCGGCCTGTCCCACACCCACGCCGGCAGCCTCCACGCCCCCGACGCCCAGATGGCCCTGCGCAACGCCCGCGACCTCTACACCCGGCGCTCCGAAGGCGTCTCCCTCTGGGTCGTCCCCTCCACCCAGATCACCGCCTCCTCCCCGGACGAGAAGGACACCTTCTTCGAACCGGCCGGCGACAAGCCCTACCGCCACCCCACCTTCTACGAAATCCCCGAGGGGGTGCACCACCTATGA